CGCACGCTAGGTAAATAACCTGCGAAGAGCCGCCACAAGCGCAATAAGCGTGCAAGACGAATTTTTAACTCGCTTAGCCAATTATTCGTGTGGTGCTATCATGTTTTCTGGGATAACCCAAGCATCAAACTCTTCGGCTGTTAAAAAGCCCGAGTTTATAGCCTCTTCGCGCAAAGTAGTGCCGTTATGGTGCGCAGTTTTAGCAATTTGCGCTGCTTTTGCGTAGCCGATGTGTGGATTTAGCGCAGTTACAAGCATCAGGCTTTCTTTCATTAGTTTTGAGATTTTCTCTTCATTTGCGCTAATTCCACTTGCGCAGTGCTCATCAAAGCTGATTATGCTATCGCTTAGCAGTTTGATTGCTTGAAGTAGATTATAGGCGATCACTGGCTTAAACACATTTAGCTCAAAGTTACCTTGGCTTGCGCCAAACGCTACGCTTGCGTGATTTCCAGCTACTTGAACCGCTACCATTGTTACAGCTTCGCACTGAGTAGGATTTACCTTGCCTGGCATGATTGAGCTGCCTGGCTCGTTTTCTGGAATGTTGATCTCGCCGATACCAGAGCGAGGTCCGCTAGCTAGCCATCTTATATCATTTGCGATTTTCATCATATTAGCAGCAAGTCCGTTTAGCGCACCGCTTAAAAATACCTCTGCATCGTGGCTTGTTAGGCCATGGAATTTATTTGGGTGTGAAACAAAGGCGTATTTTGTGCTGGTTTGTTTGTTTAGTTGAGCGCTTACTAGCTCAGAGAATTTTGGGTGGCTATTTAGTCCTGTGCCAACTGCTGTGCCGCCTATTGCAAGCTCGGTTAAAAACGGTATGCTAGCGATGATTTGAGCTTTGCTAGCTTTTAGCATGTGCGCATAGCCGCTAAACTCTTGACCCAAAGTTAGCGGAGTAGCGTCTTGAAGGTGAGTGCGGCCGATTTTTACGATTTTAGCAAACTCAGCCGTTTTTTTATCCAGGGTTTTTTCAAGTCGCTCAATAGCTGGTAGGATTTGCTTTTGAAGCTCCAAAACAAGCGCAATGCGAAGCGCTGTTGGATAAGTGTCATTTGAGCTTTGACCTTTGTTTACATGGTCGTTTGGGTGAACGAAGTTTGGCGCGTCAGTTGCTGGCTTAGCTCTAAAATCTGCTCCCATTATCTCCATAGCGCGATTTGAGATGACTTCGTTCATATTCATATTGCTTTGTGTGCCTGAGCCTGTTTGCCACACGACTAGCGGAAAGTTTCCATCTAGTTTGCCCTCTAAAATCTCATCGCAAGCCTTGGCAATTGCATCAGTGCGTGCTTTATCCATTCTGCCAAGCTCATTGTTTACAATAGCGCAAGCTTTTTTAAGCTCGGCAAAGGCGTTTATTATTTCGCTAGGCATTTTTTCAATACCGATTTTGAAGTTTTCAAAACTACGCTCAGTTTGTGCTCCCCAATACTTATCGTTTGGGACTTTGATCTCACCCATAGTGTCTTTTTCTATGCGATAATCCATCTTTGCTCCTTTTTGTAAGATTTAAATGCGATAATTATATAAAAAATATCTAAATATTTGAGTGATTTTATAGAAATTTTTGTAAAGATTAAAAAAGTTTTGAAAAATCTAGAATTCCTAGGTAGGAATTCTAGATGAATTCTAGAATTCCTAGAAAAAGGCTAAATCTTAGCCAAAAATAGCAGTAGCTAAAAAGCCTAGAGCAACGCTAAATGCGATTGCTAGCACGCCTGGGATGAAGAAAGCGTGGTTAAAAACATACTTACCGATTCTTGTTGTGCCAGTATCGTCCATTTGAACAGCACCAAGTAGAGTTGGGTAAGTAGGCAATACAAATAGCGCAGAAACAGCCGCAAAGCTAGCTACGATCATATAAACATTGCTTGTGTCACTAGCTGTGATGCCAAGTGCTACGATAACAACCGGAGTGATGGCTTTTGCAGTTGCAGCTTGGCTATATAGCAGCATCGCTGCAAAGAAATAAACTACCGCAAGTAGAGCAGGGATCGCTTTTACCCACTCTTCGCTTAGAGCTTTGATCTGATCAGTGTGGCCACTTACAAATACAGTTCCTAGCCAAGCAACACCGATTACACACACAGCAGCAGTCATACCGCTTCTAAATACGCTAGTCTCAGGAATTTTGCTAGCTTTGATTTTGCATAGTATTACGATAAGCGCAGCCACTGTTAGCATGATACCAACGATAGCTGAGTCGCGGTTTACTTTTACATTTTCAATTAGCACTGGTTTGCCACCGATTTTTGAAATCGCAGTAGCATAAAGAACAACCACAATAACGCCGATGATGAAAAGTAAAACAGAAAGTTTAGCACTTTTTGTAACTTCCATATTTTGTGCACCTTTTGGAGCTGAGACTAGACCAGCTGCTAGGCGCTCTTTGTAAACTGGATCGCTGTTTAGATCAAGATTGCTAACCAAAGTCATGATAAATGCTGTGATCATACAACCAATAAATGTAGTTGGAATCCAAATAGCAAGTAGCACTGGATAGCTCCAGCCAAACGGCTCTAAAGCACCTGTCATATACACAACAGCAGCTGAAACTGGGCTAGCAGTAATTGCGATTTGGCTAGCTACAACTGCGATTGATAGTGGCGAGCTTGGTTTGATACCTTGTTCTTTTGCCACCTCTACGATAACTGGGATCATAGAAAATGCTGTATGTCCAGTACCTGCTAGGATAGTAAGTAGATAAGTTACAGTTGGGGCTAGGTAGTTGATGTATTTTGGATTTGAGCGCAGGATTCTCTCTGCGATTTGAACCAAATAATCAAGTCCGCCAGCAAGCTGCATAGCAGAAATGCATGAAATAACCGCCATAATGATAACAACGACATCCCAAGGAATCATCTTTGTATCTACATTCATACCAAGCACAAGGCCAAGCACTATAACGCCTAGACCACCAGCATAACCGATGCCGATGCCGCCAAGGCGAATACCGATGAAAATCGCACCAAGAAGCACGATAATCTGCAAGATTAACATAATGTCCATCTTAACTCCTTTCTTTTTGGTTTTATACTTTTAGGGAATTCTAGAATTCCCTAAATCTAGAATTCCTAAATCTAGAATTCCTAAATCTAGAATTCCTAAATCTAGAATTCCTAAATCTAGAATTCCTAAATCTAGAATTCCCTAGAATTCCAGCTAGTAAGCAAGTTTATTTTGTCATTCTTGGATCTAGCATGTTTTTAGGATCAAGAAGTTTATCTATCTCCTCGCGGCTTAGATATCCACGCTCAAAGCAGATATCGCCTACGCGTTTGCCAGTCTCAAGTGCTTCTTTTGCTATGCTAGCTGATTTTTCGTAGCCGATGGCTGGGTTTAGCGCAGTTACGATGCCAACTGAGTTTAGCACATGGTTTAAGCAAGCCTCAGGGTTTGCTTTAAGTCCTACGATAGCACGCTCTCTTAGTGTTCTAGCTGCGTTTTCTAGGATAACGATAGAGTTAAATATCGCATAAGCAATACCTGGCTCAAAAGCATTTAGCTCAAACTCAGCTCTTTCTGAGCAGTGAGTGATAGTTGTATCATTGCCAAATACCTCATAGCACGCTACGCCTGTTACTTCGCAGATTACTGGATTTACTTTACCTGGCATGATTGAGCTACCTGGTTGCATTTTTGGAAGTTCTATTTCGCTTAGACCAGTTCTTGGGCCTGAGTTCATTAGACGGATGTCGTTTGCGATTTTGCTTAGGCGAACTGCCAAAGACTTTAACACACCGCTAACAAATACAAAATCAGCTGTATCTTGAGTAGCAGCGATGAAGTTTGTTGAAGGGATAAACTTTATGCCTGTGATAGCACTAAGGTGCTTTTCTACGCAGTCTTTGTAGTCTGGGTGGCAGTTGATACCAGTGCCGATGGCTGTTGCACCCATGTTTAGGTGAGTCATAGGCTCTTTTGCAAGTTCAAGTTGTTTTAGGCTATTTTTGATATAGTGACCAAAGGCTTTAAAGGTATTGCCAAGTGTGGTTGGAACAGCATCTTCTAGCTCTGTGCGTCCCATTTTGATTATATCTTTCCACTCTTGCCCTTTTTTATTTAGCTCAGCTTCCAGCTTCTCAAGCTCAGCTTGAAGGTCGCAAAGTTTAGCATAAGTAGCTACTTTAATAGAGCTTGGATAAGTGTCGTTTGTGCTTTGTGCTAGGTTTGTGTGGTCGTTTGGATGAAGGGTATCTGGGCCATACTCACCTTTTTTCTTACCCATCATCTCAAGGGCGACATTTGTTAGCACTTCGTTCATATTCATGTTTGTGCTAGTGCCTGCGCCGCCTTGGACCATATCTACTACAAACTGATCGCTAAACTCGCCAGCGATAATTCTATCAGCTGCTTTACATAGATAATCAGCCTTAGTCTTATCTAGCACGCCTAGTTCAGCATTTGCCATAGCTGCTGCTTTTTTGATTTGAGCAAATGCTTTTACAAAAAATGGATAATCGCCAAAAGTGCGACCAGTCATTTTGAAGTTTTCTAGCGCACGAAAGCTTTGTACGCCATAATACTTGCTATCATCGATCTCTAATTCACCGATGAAGTCGTGTTCTTTTCTAGTTGCCATTGTAACTCCTTTGTGAAAATTCAGTGAAATTATAACACATTTAGCTATTTTTATTCTTAAAAATAAGCGTTAATTAAGAAATTCTAATGAGTTTAAATGAAAATTTTACTAATTCTTATAAAATTAACAATTTAATATTAAAAATGTAGCACAAAAATACTAAAGAATTCTAGATAAAGATAAAATTTATAGCTCTTTAAGTTTTTTTAACGCAAATCGTGCTAAACTCACAGCTTTAAAATCGTAAAAATTTGAGAGCAAAATGTGTACTGATAAACCGCTTTTTTATCTTACTTCGTTTATTATTGCTGTAGGCATTGTGTTTGCGCTATCTTTGCCGGTTTTTACGGTGCTTTATTTTGATTTTAGTCCTTATCATTTTTTTATTCGTCAGCTTGGCGTGGGGCTAGTTGGCATACTTATTATGTGGTCGCTTTCGCAGCTTGACCCTGATAGGGTTATTGTTGGCAGGCTTACTACCTTTGAAGTTATTGGCTTTTGCTTGTTTTTTGGCTCGTTTTTGCTTATTATGGTTATGCAGCTACTACCTGCTTCGCTCGTGCCGCTAACTGGTGGTGCCAAGCGCTGGATACGGCTTGGGCCGCTATCGCTTTCACCGGTGGAGTTTTTTAAGGTTGGCTTTGTATTTTTCCTAGCGTGGAGCTTTAATCGAAAAATTAGCCGTGATAAAAAGAAATTAAAAGAAGAGTTTTGGCTTTTGCTACCATATTTTTTGGTGCTTGCGGTGGCTACATTTTTTATACTTGTGCTACAAAAAGATCTAGGGCAAGTTGTAGTGCTAGCTGTAACGCTTATGGTGCTTGGCACCTTTGCTGGCACCTCAAAGCGCTTTTTTGCGATTTTAAGTGGAGTGGGAGTGCTACTGCTAATCGCTGCTATCATCACGCAGCCGCACCGTATCAGGCGTTTTCAGAGCTGGTGGGTAACAAACCAAGATGCTATTTTAAAAATGCTGCCTAGTGAGTGGGCGCAGCAGCTCTACATAACAGGTGCAGAAGAGCCTTATCAAATCACGCACTCGCTAAATGCGATTTATCACGGCGGTTTTTTTGGCACTGGGCTTGGCGGTGGGACATTTAAGCTTGGTTTTTTAAGCGAGGTTCATACTGACTTTGTGTTAGCTGGAATCGCTGAGGAGATCGGATTTATAGGGCTTATTGGGGTTAGTGCGATTTTGCTTTTTATTATTTTTAGGATTTTAAAAATTAGTTCAAGGTCGTTTAATAACAATGTTTATCATCTCTTTAGCCTAGGTATTGCGGTGATTATCACGGTGGCGTTTTTGATGAATGCTTATGGTATTACCTCGCTAATCCCTATAAAAGGTATAGCTGTGCCGTTTTTAAGCTATGGTGGTAGTTCAGTTCTGGCTCTGTCCATCGCAGTTGGTATGGTGCTAATGGTGAGTAAAAAGGTGGATTTATCGTGATTTGTATTTGTGGTGGTGGGACTGGCGGACATTTAGCTATTGCTAGAGCACTTGGCGCAGAGCTAAAAAGGCGTGGTGTTTGCGTGATTTTTGTAGGCTCGCAGCAAGGGCAGGATAAAATGTGGTTTGAAAATAGCGATATTTTTGAGCAAAAGTATTTTTTAGCTAGTAGTGGCGTGGCAAACAAAAGCGGGTTTAAAAGGCTTTTTTCATTATTAAATATAATAAAGCTTAGCTTTGCTTGTTTTGGCATATTTAAAAAACACAAAATAAAAGCAGTAATTAGCGTGGGCGGATACAGCGCAGCGCCAGCAGCATTTGCAGCTATTGCTAGCTTTAAGCCACTTTTTATCCACGAGCAAAACGCTCATACTGGAAGCCTAAATGCGCTTTTAAAGCCACTAGCAAAGAAGTTTTTTTGCTCGTATGATAAAAATGAACCTTTTGATTATCCGGTTAGGCAGGAGTTTTTTGCGTTAGCTAGAATTCGCTCTAAGTGCGAGTGCGTGCTGTTTTTGGGTGGGTCTCAAGGAGCAAGTGCGATAAATGCGCTAGCCATTGCTTTAGCACCTATTTTAAATCAGCGTGGCGTAAAAATCATCCATCAATGCGGGACCAAAGAATATGAAAGCGTGCGAGCCAAGTATGATGAGCTAGGCATAAAGGCTGGGATATATGATTTTAGTGAGCATTTGCCAGAGCTTATGAGTAGGGCTGATGTTTGCGTCAGTCGCGCAGGGGCATCAAGCCTGTGGGAGCTATGCGCAAATGCTTTGCCTAGCGTGTTTATACCATATCCATATGCAGCTGGGGATCATCAGTATTATAATGCGAAGTTTTTGGCTGATTTGGGACTGGCTGGGCTTTTTAGACAAGAAAGCCTTGTGCCTAGTGCGGTGCTTGAGTTTATTGATAATATGGACTTAGCTAGCATTAGTGCGTCATTAAAAGAAAAAATAAATAGCGGTGGTAGCCAAAAAATCGTAGATGAAGTGCTAAAAAATATAAAAATCTAGAATTCCTAGCTAGGAATTCTAGATTTGAGCTTAGGAATTCTAGATTTTCTAGCAAAAAATGCTTTAAAACCATTAAAAATTCGTAAAATTTTTGCTAAAACATTGAAATTTTCTACAATTTCTATTGATTTTTCTTAAAAAATTATGTAAAATTGCGCTACATTTTATTTTGAAAGGATAAACAATGACTAAGTCAGAGTTTGTGAGCCTTGTTGCTTCAAAAGCGGAGTTAACAAAAAAAGATAGCGAAAAAGCACTAGATGCGATTATCGCTAGTATCCAAGAAACACTACAAAAAGGTGATAGTGTAACTTTCGTTGGCTTTGGTACTTTTAGCGTAACTGAGAGAGCAGCACGCA
Above is a genomic segment from Campylobacter magnus containing:
- a CDS encoding anaerobic C4-dicarboxylate transporter — translated: MDIMLILQIIVLLGAIFIGIRLGGIGIGYAGGLGVIVLGLVLGMNVDTKMIPWDVVVIIMAVISCISAMQLAGGLDYLVQIAERILRSNPKYINYLAPTVTYLLTILAGTGHTAFSMIPVIVEVAKEQGIKPSSPLSIAVVASQIAITASPVSAAVVYMTGALEPFGWSYPVLLAIWIPTTFIGCMITAFIMTLVSNLDLNSDPVYKERLAAGLVSAPKGAQNMEVTKSAKLSVLLFIIGVIVVVLYATAISKIGGKPVLIENVKVNRDSAIVGIMLTVAALIVILCKIKASKIPETSVFRSGMTAAVCVIGVAWLGTVFVSGHTDQIKALSEEWVKAIPALLAVVYFFAAMLLYSQAATAKAITPVVIVALGITASDTSNVYMIVASFAAVSALFVLPTYPTLLGAVQMDDTGTTRIGKYVFNHAFFIPGVLAIAFSVALGFLATAIFG
- the murG gene encoding undecaprenyldiphospho-muramoylpentapeptide beta-N-acetylglucosaminyltransferase, giving the protein MICICGGGTGGHLAIARALGAELKRRGVCVIFVGSQQGQDKMWFENSDIFEQKYFLASSGVANKSGFKRLFSLLNIIKLSFACFGIFKKHKIKAVISVGGYSAAPAAFAAIASFKPLFIHEQNAHTGSLNALLKPLAKKFFCSYDKNEPFDYPVRQEFFALARIRSKCECVLFLGGSQGASAINALAIALAPILNQRGVKIIHQCGTKEYESVRAKYDELGIKAGIYDFSEHLPELMSRADVCVSRAGASSLWELCANALPSVFIPYPYAAGDHQYYNAKFLADLGLAGLFRQESLVPSAVLEFIDNMDLASISASLKEKINSGGSQKIVDEVLKNIKI
- a CDS encoding HU family DNA-binding protein, which gives rise to MTKSEFVSLVASKAELTKKDSEKALDAIIASIQETLQKGDSVTFVGFGTFSVTERAARTARVPRTGEEVKVPAKKAVKFKVGKNFKDLIAGPSKASKKKK
- the fumC gene encoding class II fumarate hydratase, with product MDYRIEKDTMGEIKVPNDKYWGAQTERSFENFKIGIEKMPSEIINAFAELKKACAIVNNELGRMDKARTDAIAKACDEILEGKLDGNFPLVVWQTGSGTQSNMNMNEVISNRAMEIMGADFRAKPATDAPNFVHPNDHVNKGQSSNDTYPTALRIALVLELQKQILPAIERLEKTLDKKTAEFAKIVKIGRTHLQDATPLTLGQEFSGYAHMLKASKAQIIASIPFLTELAIGGTAVGTGLNSHPKFSELVSAQLNKQTSTKYAFVSHPNKFHGLTSHDAEVFLSGALNGLAANMMKIANDIRWLASGPRSGIGEINIPENEPGSSIMPGKVNPTQCEAVTMVAVQVAGNHASVAFGASQGNFELNVFKPVIAYNLLQAIKLLSDSIISFDEHCASGISANEEKISKLMKESLMLVTALNPHIGYAKAAQIAKTAHHNGTTLREEAINSGFLTAEEFDAWVIPENMIAPHE
- a CDS encoding pentapeptide repeat-containing protein, which encodes MLGNSRFRNSRFRNSRFRNSRFRNSRFRNSRFREF
- a CDS encoding aspartate ammonia-lyase → MATRKEHDFIGELEIDDSKYYGVQSFRALENFKMTGRTFGDYPFFVKAFAQIKKAAAMANAELGVLDKTKADYLCKAADRIIAGEFSDQFVVDMVQGGAGTSTNMNMNEVLTNVALEMMGKKKGEYGPDTLHPNDHTNLAQSTNDTYPSSIKVATYAKLCDLQAELEKLEAELNKKGQEWKDIIKMGRTELEDAVPTTLGNTFKAFGHYIKNSLKQLELAKEPMTHLNMGATAIGTGINCHPDYKDCVEKHLSAITGIKFIPSTNFIAATQDTADFVFVSGVLKSLAVRLSKIANDIRLMNSGPRTGLSEIELPKMQPGSSIMPGKVNPVICEVTGVACYEVFGNDTTITHCSERAEFELNAFEPGIAYAIFNSIVILENAARTLRERAIVGLKANPEACLNHVLNSVGIVTALNPAIGYEKSASIAKEALETGKRVGDICFERGYLSREEIDKLLDPKNMLDPRMTK
- a CDS encoding FtsW/RodA/SpoVE family cell cycle protein, with product MCTDKPLFYLTSFIIAVGIVFALSLPVFTVLYFDFSPYHFFIRQLGVGLVGILIMWSLSQLDPDRVIVGRLTTFEVIGFCLFFGSFLLIMVMQLLPASLVPLTGGAKRWIRLGPLSLSPVEFFKVGFVFFLAWSFNRKISRDKKKLKEEFWLLLPYFLVLAVATFFILVLQKDLGQVVVLAVTLMVLGTFAGTSKRFFAILSGVGVLLLIAAIITQPHRIRRFQSWWVTNQDAILKMLPSEWAQQLYITGAEEPYQITHSLNAIYHGGFFGTGLGGGTFKLGFLSEVHTDFVLAGIAEEIGFIGLIGVSAILLFIIFRILKISSRSFNNNVYHLFSLGIAVIITVAFLMNAYGITSLIPIKGIAVPFLSYGGSSVLALSIAVGMVLMVSKKVDLS